One Candidatus Nitrososphaera evergladensis SR1 genomic window carries:
- a CDS encoding 50S ribosomal protein L30 yields MAYLVVRIKGTVNIPAWAKTTLDNLNLDRRFRATLVPESDESLGMLRKVKEVVAWTKADAATVKELLEKRGRKAGYKPITKADLPKEYKSIDELASAIADNKIAMSKVEGIKPWFALSPPKGGFKRKTKQQYSQAGVLGDDEGLVEIVKRML; encoded by the coding sequence ATGGCATATCTAGTTGTTAGAATCAAAGGGACCGTAAACATACCAGCGTGGGCAAAGACTACGCTTGACAACCTCAATCTGGACAGGCGCTTTCGCGCGACTCTGGTTCCAGAATCGGACGAGTCGCTTGGTATGCTTCGCAAGGTAAAGGAAGTGGTCGCCTGGACCAAGGCCGACGCGGCCACTGTAAAGGAGCTCCTTGAGAAGAGGGGAAGAAAGGCCGGCTACAAGCCGATAACCAAGGCGGACCTTCCAAAGGAATACAAGAGCATTGACGAGCTTGCATCGGCTATTGCAGACAACAAAATCGCAATGTCCAAGGTGGAAGGCATCAAGCCGTGGTTTGCGCTCTCACCGCCAAAGGGCGGCTTTAAGCGAAAGACAAAGCAGCAATACTCCCAGGCAGGCGTGCTTGGCGACGATGAAGGGCTTGTCGAGATCGTCAAGAGGATGCTCTAG
- a CDS encoding EMC3/TMCO1 family protein has translation MIDFGSLILQLFSPQYTRHPIFPDFLTATLVAMAISVGMSFAFAMLRRKTTDIDRVNRIMKETNDWRKAYTAAVKKGNKDEIEELKKKQAYVNKMALEVQQQQMRPMLIYMLPSFLIWIFVFPSIFGQVVAISPIHIPWIMCSDQDVQNHQQLDDKGNPKGACEVPGEVYLWGWFLLTSFAFSGIVGKVTKTSMPSM, from the coding sequence ATGATAGACTTTGGCAGCCTGATACTGCAGCTGTTCTCGCCCCAGTACACTAGGCACCCGATATTTCCTGACTTTCTCACGGCGACCCTTGTGGCGATGGCGATATCTGTGGGCATGAGCTTTGCGTTTGCCATGCTGCGCCGGAAAACCACCGACATCGATCGCGTCAACAGGATAATGAAGGAGACAAACGACTGGCGCAAGGCCTACACCGCCGCCGTGAAAAAAGGCAACAAGGACGAAATTGAAGAGTTGAAGAAAAAGCAGGCCTACGTCAACAAGATGGCCCTTGAAGTGCAACAGCAGCAGATGCGCCCAATGCTCATCTACATGCTCCCGTCGTTTCTGATATGGATATTCGTCTTTCCGTCGATATTTGGCCAGGTGGTGGCCATATCGCCGATACACATCCCGTGGATAATGTGCAGCGACCAGGACGTCCAGAACCACCAGCAGCTGGACGACAAGGGCAACCCAAAGGGGGCATGTGAAGTGCCCGGCGAGGTCTACCTGTGGGGATGGTTCCTGCTCACGTCGTTTGCCTTTTCCGGCATAGTGGGCAAGGTCACCAAGACGAGTATGCCGAGCATGTGA
- a CDS encoding adenylate kinase, translating to MAGNNNNHRKRAIIVGIPGVGKTTVITRAAELLSSSPEKRKATIVTYGTLMFEEAQKIGVKNRDEMRRLPVEQQKKLQEQAARRIAEMQDDVVIVDTHLFISTREGYYPGLPMRLVTIMNPTNLIMVAADPYEIAERRKNDPTRQRDEASPEAIKNDLDFSKMMLASCSILTGAPFAIVINGDGQVDDAAAGVAGILAEGGEPLKK from the coding sequence TTGGCAGGAAATAATAATAATCACAGAAAGCGCGCTATTATAGTCGGCATCCCCGGCGTGGGCAAGACAACGGTCATCACCCGCGCGGCGGAGCTGCTATCGTCGTCGCCAGAAAAGCGCAAGGCAACCATCGTCACCTACGGGACGCTGATGTTTGAAGAGGCGCAAAAAATAGGCGTGAAAAACCGCGACGAGATGCGCCGGCTCCCTGTCGAGCAACAAAAAAAATTGCAAGAGCAGGCGGCACGCCGCATCGCCGAGATGCAGGATGACGTGGTCATAGTCGACACGCACCTGTTCATAAGCACGCGCGAAGGCTATTACCCCGGCCTGCCCATGAGACTTGTTACCATAATGAACCCTACAAACCTGATAATGGTGGCGGCAGACCCGTACGAGATAGCCGAACGCCGGAAGAACGACCCGACCCGCCAGCGCGACGAGGCCTCGCCCGAAGCCATTAAAAATGACCTTGACTTTTCCAAGATGATGCTAGCATCATGCTCTATTCTGACCGGCGCGCCGTTTGCAATAGTTATAAACGGCGACGGCCAAGTTGACGACGCGGCCGCAGGCGTGGCCGGCATCCTTGCAGAGGGAGGAGAGCCTCTAAAGAAATGA
- a CDS encoding uL15 family ribosomal protein — MATRFRKSRRQRGSRYCGWGQIGQHRQAGSRGGIGGAGKHKHFFIRTVIEEPNHFGHDPFNSFNRNVVNTWLNVRDLDAVFAKHGKADEKGKVVLDLTALGYDKLLGGGKISGAYTIKVAKVSEGARAKITAAGGEVIADEQHDSE, encoded by the coding sequence ATGGCTACTAGATTCAGAAAAAGCAGAAGGCAGCGTGGGAGCAGGTACTGTGGCTGGGGCCAGATCGGCCAGCACAGGCAGGCAGGAAGCCGCGGAGGAATTGGCGGCGCTGGCAAGCACAAACACTTCTTTATAAGGACAGTAATCGAAGAACCAAACCACTTTGGTCACGACCCGTTCAACTCTTTTAACCGCAACGTCGTGAACACGTGGCTCAACGTCCGCGACCTCGACGCGGTCTTTGCCAAGCACGGCAAGGCCGACGAAAAGGGCAAGGTCGTCCTCGACCTGACCGCGCTTGGCTATGACAAGCTGCTGGGCGGAGGCAAGATCAGCGGCGCTTACACTATCAAGGTTGCAAAGGTGTCAGAGGGAGCCAGAGCCAAGATCACGGCAGCAGGTGGCGAGGTTATAGCCGATGAGCAGCACGACTCAGAATGA
- a CDS encoding 30S ribosomal protein S5 — translation MFSSQQQQAEWKPRTALGRDVLAGKITSMDQIYENGQRIQESEIVKHLLPDIKSQVVHVGIVQKQTDAGEMTRFNALVAVGNEAGWFGIGKGKASQMRLAIDKATNAAYLNVIPVKLGCGSWECKCTQLHSVPFKVRGKGGSVTLEIIPGPRGLGLVAGENIKNLLKLAGLKDSWTKTFGSTNTMSSTTKAVFNALRSTYSVG, via the coding sequence ATGTTTTCATCCCAACAGCAGCAGGCAGAATGGAAGCCACGCACCGCGCTAGGGCGTGATGTGCTGGCAGGCAAGATAACCTCGATGGATCAGATATACGAGAACGGGCAGCGCATACAGGAATCCGAGATAGTCAAGCACCTGTTGCCCGACATCAAGAGCCAGGTTGTGCACGTCGGCATCGTGCAAAAGCAGACCGACGCCGGCGAGATGACCCGCTTTAACGCCCTCGTGGCGGTAGGAAACGAGGCAGGCTGGTTTGGCATCGGCAAGGGCAAGGCCTCCCAGATGCGTCTTGCCATCGACAAAGCCACTAATGCAGCATACCTCAACGTCATCCCGGTAAAACTCGGGTGCGGAAGCTGGGAGTGCAAGTGCACGCAGCTCCACTCTGTGCCGTTCAAGGTGAGGGGCAAGGGCGGAAGCGTCACGCTTGAAATCATCCCGGGTCCAAGGGGACTGGGGCTGGTGGCCGGCGAGAACATCAAGAACCTGCTAAAACTGGCGGGCCTTAAGGACTCGTGGACCAAGACGTTTGGCTCTACAAACACAATGTCATCGACTACAAAGGCAGTCTTTAACGCGCTGAGAAGCACGTACAGCGTGGGTTGA
- the secY gene encoding preprotein translocase subunit SecY produces MSSTTQNENVLRRVIRSASAYVPQVPKPKKKISLTEKFAWTGIALLLYLVMGQIPLYGVTSDPKFDFLAFARVIFAAQQGTLMELGIGPIVTAGLLMQLLKGSDLIRLDFKNPDDRSLFTSATKIVTIIVIVAEGSLYGISVYGPLVGGPQIIAIVVAQLISASILVMLLDELVQKGWGIGSGLSLFIMAGIAQTILWSVFSPFPAQDGPTGILPFTIQSTIEGHGQDAIFRSGQLPSIFGLGLTVAVILVLVYIEGIHVDIPIVSTKYRGFTAVYPIKLLYTSVIPVILSSALIANAVFMGQMMWTNYNPNNTNPAFNWIAQFDPSSPQTPTGGILYYITSPRSLDHVAADPVRAVVYVIFFVTIVTIFSRLWVELGGLSAKTAAKNLLDADVQVPGFRRSENSVESLLNRYIPSLTIISGVIIGLLASLSDILNVFGSGTGILLMVNIMVSYYQTLVKEQVDTYMPKLAALLGRK; encoded by the coding sequence ATGAGCAGCACGACTCAGAATGAGAATGTCCTTCGCCGCGTTATAAGGTCGGCGTCGGCATATGTCCCTCAGGTCCCAAAGCCCAAGAAAAAGATCTCTTTAACTGAAAAGTTCGCCTGGACCGGCATTGCACTACTCCTCTATCTTGTAATGGGCCAGATCCCGCTTTACGGAGTAACAAGCGACCCCAAGTTCGACTTCCTTGCGTTTGCAAGGGTCATCTTTGCGGCACAGCAGGGAACGCTGATGGAGCTCGGCATAGGGCCTATAGTCACGGCAGGGCTGTTGATGCAGCTGCTCAAGGGGTCGGACCTCATCCGCCTTGACTTCAAGAACCCTGACGACAGGTCGCTCTTTACGTCGGCGACCAAGATAGTGACGATAATAGTAATCGTGGCAGAAGGCTCGCTGTACGGCATCAGCGTCTACGGCCCCCTCGTCGGAGGCCCGCAGATAATCGCAATCGTAGTGGCGCAGCTCATCAGCGCCTCTATACTGGTCATGCTGCTTGACGAGCTCGTGCAGAAGGGCTGGGGCATCGGCTCTGGGCTCTCGCTGTTTATCATGGCCGGCATCGCCCAGACGATCCTGTGGAGTGTGTTCAGCCCGTTTCCCGCGCAGGACGGCCCTACGGGCATACTGCCGTTTACCATCCAGTCCACAATCGAAGGCCACGGGCAGGATGCCATCTTCCGCTCAGGCCAGCTCCCAAGCATATTCGGCCTTGGGCTCACGGTTGCAGTCATACTAGTGCTCGTGTATATAGAGGGGATACACGTCGACATACCCATAGTCTCTACAAAATACAGGGGCTTTACGGCGGTCTACCCTATCAAGCTGCTGTACACGTCCGTCATCCCCGTCATCCTGTCGTCGGCGCTCATCGCAAACGCGGTGTTTATGGGCCAGATGATGTGGACCAACTATAACCCTAACAACACGAACCCTGCGTTCAACTGGATAGCACAGTTTGACCCCAGTTCCCCTCAGACGCCGACGGGCGGCATACTGTACTACATCACATCGCCAAGGAGCCTTGACCACGTGGCCGCAGATCCCGTGCGGGCGGTGGTGTACGTCATATTCTTTGTGACTATAGTGACCATCTTTTCAAGGCTCTGGGTGGAGCTGGGAGGTCTTTCGGCCAAGACTGCCGCAAAGAACCTGCTTGACGCCGACGTGCAGGTGCCCGGATTCCGGCGCTCAGAGAACTCGGTCGAATCGCTGCTGAATAGGTACATACCGTCGCTTACGATAATCAGCGGAGTCATCATCGGCCTCCTTGCGTCGCTGTCGGATATCCTGAACGTCTTTGGCTCCGGCACAGGAATACTCCTGATGGTGAACATCATGGTCAGCTACTACCAGACGCTGGTCAAAGAGCAGGTCGACACATACATGCCCAAACTGGCGGCTCTCCTTGGCAGGAAATAA